CTGTAAACATGCACATTGTGTCTGATTACGACCATACTTGCATTGTACTTGCTTACACCGAGGATTAGAATAATCTTTAGAAGTAGCTGGTTCCGTCTATCTGCCAATCCCAGGGTAGATTACCTGCCACCTCCGGATCTCAACCATGGCTACAATTACTGACCGGTGCTTCTATAGTTTGTTGGTCTGATACTCTGTGGTTTCTGAGCTTTCCATAAGAAGATGTATACCAACACTTTGAAAGGGTAATTACTATTCTTATATCTGATGAGGACTACAGCTTTTTTTGGAAAATCTTTTGCAAAGCCTATCTGCTTCTGCATGTAATCTTCTTCATGAGGATCTTTTAACATGCAAAATCTGAAATGATTAGCTAGTTTTGGGCAAAAGCCCATATGAGGGAGCAACTTCTGTTTGATCTTTGACCAGCCACCAAATGGTGATCTTGTCACACCATTCTACTTTTTCCCTTTTTGGTTATATAGTTGCAACAACTTCCTTCTATTACAAACTCTAGGTAAAATTTCATCGTAATCTTAGTTGTCATGGCTTATTGCACTTTTTCACCTATGCATTTCGTTCTGGCTTTTGATCTAAAGTCTTCTTCCTATACCCTTGTGATGTGTCATATTTTCCTCTGCTAATTCTTTTGAATGACATGTACCCTTCAATTCTTTTACATTTTTTCTTTCACTGTGCAGATGGATAGGGAGAAGCTCATGAAGATGGCTGGTGCTGTTCGCACTGGTGGAAAGGGCAGTATGCGCAGGTTCTAAAGTTTTTCACTTAATTACCTACCATGAGAGTATACCATCTAGATTCTCTAGAGCAACATTTTGTGTGGTTAAGGATATAATATGGCCAAAGTGCTCGTGAGATTTCTTGAGAGAGAATATGCAATTAATGTCTGGAGAAATTAGAAATATGTTGTTAGCTGTAGTTGATAACTACAATGTTAATTTATATGGTGTTCTTTAATACTTAACGAGAAATGAAATTTTCAGATATTTTAGCAGAATGTGTCTTGAATAATGAAGCCAACCCCATAAAATTAAGTAAACCCTTGATATCTCTTAATATTTGGACAGCATAATTTGGATGGATGTTTTGGAAAAGTATATTTACTTAAACATAGTTTAAATCCAACAGTGTAATTGCATAGGTACAATGTGCACATGTGAAACTACCACTTCTACTGTTTAGGAAGGAAGAATTTGATTGGGGTAATGTTTTGTGATTTTAATTACATAATTGCTGATGCCTCTTAGCATTGATGTATCTTAAGAATTGGACTGCTTGATTATGTGAACATTGTAAAACTTATGTTTGGGCATATAAGTTTATCACTTCTAAAGTTCAGGaaaaaagaattttaatttttctatttgggcaattatttatgatttttcttCCCTTTGTTTTCATTCTATTTAATTATGTCCATTAGGAAGAAGAAGGCGGTCCACAAGACGACGACAACAAATGACAAGAGGCTTCAaagcacattgaaaagaataggGGTAAATGCTATCCCTGCCATTGAAGAAGTCAACATCTTTAAAGATGACATTGTCATCCAATTTGTGAACCCCAAGGGTAAAGAACATCTTGTAAACTAAGAGAAAGAAGTGATAATTATTCTCCAGAATTGGTCAGTTGTGACtaagtagttttttttttctttatttgtccAGTGCAAGCTTCAATTGCAGCAAATACGTGGGTAGTTAGCGGTTCTCCCCAGACAAAAAGTACTTTTCTCTCTAGCATATAATCATGACTAAAGAACACACCCAAAATaaaacacacacacgcacgcacatatTCACACTTATGACTGCATGGAAACTATTGCATGTGTTCCCATGTTGTTTGTAATCATTGAATCAAGAATCATGATGCTATCAGAAGTAGTAGT
Above is a genomic segment from Elaeis guineensis isolate ETL-2024a chromosome 1, EG11, whole genome shotgun sequence containing:
- the LOC105060337 gene encoding basic transcription factor 3; translation: MDREKLMKMAGAVRTGGKGSMRRKKKAVHKTTTTNDKRLQSTLKRIGVNAIPAIEEVNIFKDDIVIQFVNPKVQASIAANTWVVSGSPQTKRLQDLLPGIINQLGPDNLDNLRKLAEEFQKQSAGTGAASKVDDDDDVPELVAGETFEAAANDNQAAAASENKAATDNENQAS